One part of the Haliaeetus albicilla chromosome 9, bHalAlb1.1, whole genome shotgun sequence genome encodes these proteins:
- the LOC104314186 gene encoding apoptosis-inducing factor 3-like isoform X1, producing MDGDDTVTTEVCKEADVGDGELWEVMVAGYPVLLVRNKKEFRALGSKCPHHGAPLSKGVLKRERLRCPWHGACFNIKTGDIEEYPSLDCLPCFKVTVEDGKVFVTAKKKDLESSLRVKDTSKRCLLNRETMLLLGGGVAALVCAETLRQEGFTGRIIVVTKEKHVPYDKSKLSKEMNLKAEDIYLRKPEFLDAHGIEFWMEKEAVSVDFQKQKVCFMDGSSQKYNRLLIATGSHSSFLKVPGADLQNVCILQTPEDSSKILELATGKNLVIVGASFIGMEIAAFLSDKAGAISVVEKKEFPLQNALGPQVGGVAMKMLQNRGVKFYMKTELCELKGKDGKVTEAVLASGEKLPADVVVVGIGVFPNSAFLKGTSIARDDSGAILVDLRMQTNIPNVFAAGDVVSFPVALLNGDQSSIHHQQVAEAHGHIAALNMLKKDKELHTVPFFWTTMVGKTIRYAGCGKGYTDTVVKGSLEQQKFLIFYIRDGFVTAAASLNCDPMVSLIAEVLYSGKQISKEEAEAWDICNIPSLAETQAQ from the exons ATGGACGGCGACGACACCGTCACCACCGAGGTCTGCAAAGAGGCAGATGTTGGGGATGGAGA GCTCTGGGAGGTGATGGTGGCTGGCTACCCGGTGCTGCTGGTGAGGAACAAGAAGGAGTTCAGAGCCCTGGGCAGTAAGTGCCCCCACCACGGTGCCCCGCTCAGCAAAG GAGTCTTGAAAAGGGAGAGGCTGCGTTGTCCCTGGCACGGCGCCTGCTTTAACATCAAAACTGGAGACATCGAGGAATACCCTTCTCTGGACTGTCTTCCCTGCTTTAAG GTAACAGTGGAAGACGGAAAGGTGTTTGTTACAGCAAAAAAGAAG GATCTTGAAAGCAGCCTGAGGGTGAAGGACACAAGCAAGCGATGCCTTCTCAACCGGGAGACGATGCTGCTTCTGGGGGGAG GTGTGGCTGCTCTGGTGTGTGCAGAGACACTTCGCCAAGAGGGCTTTACTGGCAGGATCATTGTGGTCACCAAAGAGAAACATGTTCCATATGACAAGTCCAAACTGAGCAAG gAAATGAACTTGAAAGCTGAGGACATCTACCTGAGGAAACCTGAATTCCTTGATGCTCACGGCATAGAGTTCTGGATGGAAAAAGAG GCAGTGTCAGTGGATTTCCAGAAGCAGAAGGTCTGCTTCATGGATGGGTCCTCTCAGAAGTACAATCGGCTGCTCATTGCAACAGGCAGCCA CTCCAGCTTCCTCAAAGTCCCAGGTGCAGACCTGCAGAATGTGTGCATTCTCCAAACCCCTGAAGACTCTAGCAAGATCTTAGAGCTGGCAACTGGGAAGAATCTGGTGATCGTAGGAGCTTCATTCATAG GAATGGAGATAGCTGCCTTCCTCTCAGACAAGGCTGGTGCCATCTCAGtggtggaaaaaaaggagttcCCTCTCCAGAATGCACTGGGTCCACAGGTTGGAGGTGTCGCCATGAAG atGCTGCAAAATAGGGGGGTGAAGTTTTACATGAAAACAGAACTCTGTGAGCTGAAAGGAAAGGATGGAAAG GTCACAGAGGCTGTTCTTGCCAGTGGAGAGAAACTACCCGCAGATGTGGTCGTGGTGGGAATAG ggGTGTTCCCTaactcagcatttctgaagggCACCTCCATCGCCAGAGATGACAGCGGTGCCATCCTGGTGGATCTG CGCATGCAAACCAACATCCCAAATGTTTTCGCTGCGGGAGATGTGGTCTCCTTTCCTGTAGCGCTGCTCAACGGGGACCAGTCCAGCATCCATCACCAACAGGTGGCCGAGGCCCATG GTCACATTGCTGCCTTAAACATGCTGAAGAAAGACAAGGAGTTGCACACTGTTCCCTTCTTCTGGACCACAATGGTTGGGAAAACCATCCGCTATGCAG GCTGCGGGAAGGGATACACAGACACTGTTGTGAAGGGCAGCCTGGAACAACAGAAGTTCCTGATCTTTTACATCAG GGATGGCTTCGTGACTGCAGCTGCCAGCCTGAACTGTGACCCCATGGTGTCTCTGATTGCAGAAGTTTTATATTCAGGGAAACAAATCTCTAAAGAAGAAGCAGA GGCCTGGGACATCTGCAACATACCTTCGTTGGCAGAAACCCAAGCTCAGTAG
- the LOC104314186 gene encoding apoptosis-inducing factor 3-like isoform X2 codes for MDGDDTVTTEVCKEADVGDGELWEVMVAGYPVLLVRNKKEFRALGSKCPHHGAPLSKGVLKRERLRCPWHGACFNIKTGDIEEYPSLDCLPCFKVTVEDGKVFVTAKKKDLESSLRVKDTSKRCLLNRETMLLLGGGVAALVCAETLRQEGFTGRIIVVTKEKHVPYDKSKLSKEMNLKAEDIYLRKPEFLDAHGIEFWMEKEAVSVDFQKQKVCFMDGSSQKYNRLLIATGSHSSFLKVPGADLQNVCILQTPEDSSKILELATGKNLVIVGASFIGMEIAAFLSDKAGAISVVEKKEFPLQNALGPQVGGVAMKMLQNRGVKFYMKTELCELKGKDGKVTEAVLASGEKLPADVVVVGIGVFPNSAFLKGTSIARDDSGAILVDLRMQTNIPNVFAAGDVVSFPVALLNGDQSSIHHQQVAEAHGHIAALNMLKKDKELHTVPFFWTTMVGKTIRYAGE; via the exons ATGGACGGCGACGACACCGTCACCACCGAGGTCTGCAAAGAGGCAGATGTTGGGGATGGAGA GCTCTGGGAGGTGATGGTGGCTGGCTACCCGGTGCTGCTGGTGAGGAACAAGAAGGAGTTCAGAGCCCTGGGCAGTAAGTGCCCCCACCACGGTGCCCCGCTCAGCAAAG GAGTCTTGAAAAGGGAGAGGCTGCGTTGTCCCTGGCACGGCGCCTGCTTTAACATCAAAACTGGAGACATCGAGGAATACCCTTCTCTGGACTGTCTTCCCTGCTTTAAG GTAACAGTGGAAGACGGAAAGGTGTTTGTTACAGCAAAAAAGAAG GATCTTGAAAGCAGCCTGAGGGTGAAGGACACAAGCAAGCGATGCCTTCTCAACCGGGAGACGATGCTGCTTCTGGGGGGAG GTGTGGCTGCTCTGGTGTGTGCAGAGACACTTCGCCAAGAGGGCTTTACTGGCAGGATCATTGTGGTCACCAAAGAGAAACATGTTCCATATGACAAGTCCAAACTGAGCAAG gAAATGAACTTGAAAGCTGAGGACATCTACCTGAGGAAACCTGAATTCCTTGATGCTCACGGCATAGAGTTCTGGATGGAAAAAGAG GCAGTGTCAGTGGATTTCCAGAAGCAGAAGGTCTGCTTCATGGATGGGTCCTCTCAGAAGTACAATCGGCTGCTCATTGCAACAGGCAGCCA CTCCAGCTTCCTCAAAGTCCCAGGTGCAGACCTGCAGAATGTGTGCATTCTCCAAACCCCTGAAGACTCTAGCAAGATCTTAGAGCTGGCAACTGGGAAGAATCTGGTGATCGTAGGAGCTTCATTCATAG GAATGGAGATAGCTGCCTTCCTCTCAGACAAGGCTGGTGCCATCTCAGtggtggaaaaaaaggagttcCCTCTCCAGAATGCACTGGGTCCACAGGTTGGAGGTGTCGCCATGAAG atGCTGCAAAATAGGGGGGTGAAGTTTTACATGAAAACAGAACTCTGTGAGCTGAAAGGAAAGGATGGAAAG GTCACAGAGGCTGTTCTTGCCAGTGGAGAGAAACTACCCGCAGATGTGGTCGTGGTGGGAATAG ggGTGTTCCCTaactcagcatttctgaagggCACCTCCATCGCCAGAGATGACAGCGGTGCCATCCTGGTGGATCTG CGCATGCAAACCAACATCCCAAATGTTTTCGCTGCGGGAGATGTGGTCTCCTTTCCTGTAGCGCTGCTCAACGGGGACCAGTCCAGCATCCATCACCAACAGGTGGCCGAGGCCCATG GTCACATTGCTGCCTTAAACATGCTGAAGAAAGACAAGGAGTTGCACACTGTTCCCTTCTTCTGGACCACAATGGTTGGGAAAACCATCCGCTATGCAG GTGAGTGA
- the TLCD2 gene encoding TLC domain-containing protein 2 — MPMAFSPGLLVVAGSFAAFRLLNRGLERLVPPPPSARRNRWKWRNIWTSLAHSVLSGGGALAGFCLHPGLSEDLVDTHPPGAHSLVAVSVGYFLEDFVDMLCNQKLHQSWELLFHHSVVIVCFGIAVLLHQYVGFALVALLVEINSIFLHLRQILLMANLVHTTCYRLNSIINLGTYVVFRIATLAWMTRWLFLNRENVPPATYAVGTVGMAIMTPMNIILFYRLLRSDFFKSCRDMQREKEQ, encoded by the exons ATGCCCATGGCTTTTAGCCCGGGATTGTTGGTGGTGGCCGGGTCCTTCGCCGCTTTCCGTTTGCTGAACCGGGGATTGGAACGGCtggtgccgccgccgccctcggCCCGGCGGAACCGCTGGAAGTGGCGGAACATCTGGACGTCGTTAGCCCACAGCGTGctgagcggcggcggggcgctgGCAGG GTTCTGCCTCCACCCCGGGCTGTCCGAGGACCTGGTGGACACGCACCCACCCGGGGCACACAGCCTGGTTGCCGTATCTGTAG GTTATTTCCTTGAAGACTTTGTGGACATGTTGTGCAATCAGAAACTTCACCAGTCCTGGGAGCTGCTCTTCCATCACTCTGTG gTGATTGTCTGCTTTGGTATTGCAGTGCTGCTCCATCAGTACGTCGGGTTTGCCCTCGTGGCTTTACTGGTGGAGATTAACTCCATCTTCCTCCACCTGCGGCAGATCCTGCTCATGGCCAACCTGGTGCACACCACCTGCTACCGCCTCAACAGCATCATCAACCTGGGCACCTATGTGGTGTTCCGCATCGCCACGCTGGCCTGGATGACTCGCTGGCTCTTCCTCAATCGGGAGAACGTGCCCCCGGCAACGTACGCTGTAGGCACGGTGGGCATGGCAATCATGACGCCCATGAACATCATCCTCTTCTACCGCCTGCTGCGTAGTGACTTCTTCAAGTCCTGCCGGGATatgcagagggagaaggagcaaTAG